Proteins encoded within one genomic window of Triticum aestivum cultivar Chinese Spring chromosome 2D, IWGSC CS RefSeq v2.1, whole genome shotgun sequence:
- the LOC123048144 gene encoding desmethyl-deoxy-podophyllotoxin synthase: MEVTISSISFVSLALVLLLWFFHPKPNKHLRPPGPWTLPIIGSLHHVFGVLPHRIMAELSRRHGPLMFLRLGEVPTVVVSSAEMAEVVMKSKDLMFASRPRGVTLDVIGYGSGIGIIFAPYSDRWHQARKVCTMELLSAKQVKRMEGIRSEEVSNLLSSITTSIGTTINLTEKLSALMNDVIARAVFGGKCAQQGEYLRELEKVTALVGGFSLVDLFPSSRLVRLLSSGERRMRRSYGRIQCIISNIIEQRKEMRAAVSSNDEEDLLDVLLRLHKEDSLPYPLTLEAIGVIIFDLFAGGTETSGITLEWAMSELLKNPENMRKVQLEVRQVVGGQQSVINNNDLHDLHYMRMVIKEVLRLHPPAPLLPRRAREDCEIMGYKIPEGTNVQVNIFAICRDCRYWDAPEAFKPERFKESNIDHKGTHFEFTPFGAGRRQCPGMLFGTSTVEIALANLLHHFDWVFPDGPNPGSLDMSEKFGINVRRKFDLELRATPYVLSKAA; the protein is encoded by the exons ATGGAGGTAACAATTTCAAGCATTTCTTTCGTTTCCCTAGCCCTAGTACTCCTCCTTTGGTTTTTTCATCCCAAGCCCAACAAGCATTTGCGGCCTCCCGGGCCATGGACCCTACCGATCATCGGCAGCCTCCACCACGTATTCGGCGTCCTCCCGCACCGCATCATGGCGGAGCTATCTCGCCGGCATGGCCCACTGATGTTCCTCAGACTCGGCGAGGTCCCCACCGTGGTGGTCTCGAGCGCGGAGATGGCGGAGGTGGTGATGAAGAGCAAGGACCTCATGTTCGCCTCGCGACCGCGCGGTGTGACACTGGACGTCATAGGTTATGGCAGCGGCATAGGCATCATCTTTGCCCCCTATAGCGACCGCTGGCACCAGGCGCGCAAGGTCTGCACCATGGAGCTCCTGAGCGCGAAGCAG GTGAAGCGTATGGAAGGCATCAGGTCCGAGGAGGTCAGCAACCTCCTTAGTTCCATCACCACCTCGATTGGCACAACTATCAACCTCACGGAGAAGTTGTCGGCACTCATGAACGATGTCATTGCGCGGGCGGTGTTCGGAGGCAAGTGCGCACAGCAAGGTGAGTACCTCCGGGAATTGGAAAAAGTCACTGCATTGGTGGGAGGCTTCTCGCTCGTAGACCTATTCCCGTCGTCGCGGCTGGTGCGGCTGCTGAGCTCCGGGGAGCGACGGATGAGGAGGAGCTATGGACGAATCCAGTGcatcatctccaacatcattgaGCAACGCAAGGAGATGCGCGCTGCAGTCAGCTCCAACGACGAGGAGGACTTGCTGGACGTGCTGCTCAGGCTGCACAAGGAGGACTCCTTGCCATATCCACTAACTTTAGAGGCAATAGGCGTCATCATATTT GACTTGTTCGCGGGTGGCACCGAGACCTCTGGAATAACATTGGAGTGGGCTATGTCAGAGCTCTTGAAAAATCCCGAAAATATGAGAAAGGTACAACTAGAGGTTCGACAAGTGGTAGGTGGGCAACAATCTGTCATAAATAACAATGACCTTCATGACCTCCACTACATGAGAATGGTGATCAAGGAGGTCTTGAGGTTGCATCCCCCCGCTCCTCTACTCCCCCGAAGGGCAAGAGAAGACTGCGAAATCATGGGATATAAAATTCCTGAGGGCACCAATGTACAAGTTAATATATTCGCGATTTGTCGGGATTGCAGATATTGGGATGCCCCTGAAGCATTTAAGCCAGAGAGGTTCAAAGAGAGCAACATAGATCACAAGGGGACACATTTTGAGTTCACACCTTTCGGGGCTGGGAGACGGCAATGTCCTGGAATGTTGTTCGGCACATCAACCGTGGAGATCGCATTAGCAAACCTTCTACACCATTTTGACTGGGTGTTCCCTGATGGGCCTAATCCGGGGTCGTTGGACATGTCTGAGAAGTTCGGGATCAATGTACGTAGAAAGTTCGATTTAGAGCTTAGAGCAACCCCATATGTGCTCTCCAAAGCTGCGTAG